The Streptomyces sp. NBC_01353 genome contains a region encoding:
- a CDS encoding serine/threonine-protein kinase, which translates to MRDVQDAPYGDGGWAVPGYVAVRTLGEGAGGRVVLARHEATRVPVAIKYLSERLHSDQEFLARFRAEARLLGELRHPCVVRLYEYVEARLGAAIVMEAVDGVSLRELLRAHRATGPEAALVLLKGSLLGLGAAHTAGMVHRDYKPENVLVRSDGSSTLADFGIAVRTGRETEAAGTPAYMAPEQWDGEPAGPASDVYAAAAVFFECLTGRRPFRGDDVTALRLQHLRAPVAVDDVPEPVRDLVRRGMAKDPAERPGIDAFLADLERTATDAYGADWEERGRRRVAELTTLLALLFPFATTSAVFEATPALTVLGRLKPHIWKAAVGVAGLAVVAGGVTVVTARTPDTTTTTATSVPSSTFASGSPSGPSASLAPSPSATTPTPTGSPSRTASADPSPSASPTDNSTGTTPPVTTIPPSGGKPGPAPSTPAPPPTESSPVPPTPGTITIAIASLRRGPNSTLIADVTVRTTGTGTLTLIADFYANTPAEPHGSQSRRLSGGTEYSVTFTGDFSNHPCRGTWNIAVSSSPQSASGRQTASADAPPC; encoded by the coding sequence ATGAGGGACGTACAGGATGCTCCGTACGGTGACGGCGGCTGGGCCGTGCCCGGCTACGTCGCCGTCCGCACGCTCGGCGAAGGTGCCGGGGGCCGCGTCGTACTGGCGCGGCACGAGGCGACGCGGGTACCCGTGGCGATCAAGTACCTGAGCGAGCGGCTCCACTCCGACCAGGAGTTCCTGGCCCGCTTCCGCGCCGAAGCACGGCTGCTCGGCGAACTGCGGCACCCGTGCGTGGTGCGGCTGTACGAGTATGTGGAGGCCCGCCTGGGCGCCGCCATCGTCATGGAGGCGGTGGACGGGGTAAGCCTCCGCGAACTGCTGCGCGCGCACCGGGCCACCGGCCCGGAGGCGGCTCTGGTCCTGCTCAAGGGCTCGCTCCTCGGGCTCGGCGCGGCCCACACGGCCGGGATGGTACACCGCGACTACAAGCCGGAGAACGTGCTGGTCCGCAGCGACGGTTCGAGCACGCTCGCCGACTTCGGCATCGCCGTACGCACCGGCCGCGAGACGGAGGCCGCCGGCACGCCCGCCTACATGGCTCCCGAGCAGTGGGACGGCGAGCCCGCTGGGCCCGCGAGCGACGTGTACGCCGCGGCAGCCGTGTTCTTCGAGTGCCTCACCGGCCGGCGGCCGTTCCGCGGCGACGACGTGACGGCCCTGCGGCTCCAGCACCTGCGAGCGCCCGTCGCCGTGGACGACGTACCCGAGCCGGTACGCGACCTGGTGCGCAGGGGCATGGCGAAGGACCCGGCGGAGCGGCCCGGCATCGACGCGTTCCTCGCCGACCTCGAACGCACCGCCACCGACGCGTACGGCGCGGACTGGGAGGAGCGGGGACGCCGCAGAGTCGCCGAGCTCACCACCCTGCTCGCCTTGTTGTTCCCGTTCGCGACGACGTCGGCCGTCTTCGAAGCCACACCGGCGCTGACCGTACTCGGGCGGCTCAAGCCCCACATCTGGAAGGCGGCCGTCGGGGTGGCCGGGCTCGCGGTGGTCGCCGGAGGGGTGACGGTCGTGACAGCCCGTACGCCCGACACAACGACGACGACCGCCACTTCCGTACCGTCCTCGACTTTCGCCTCCGGCTCGCCTTCCGGTCCTTCCGCATCCCTCGCCCCCTCGCCGAGTGCGACCACGCCCACACCGACCGGATCACCGTCCCGCACCGCCTCGGCCGACCCCTCGCCGAGCGCCTCCCCGACCGACAACTCCACGGGCACCACTCCCCCCGTGACCACCATCCCTCCCTCAGGCGGCAAACCCGGACCAGCCCCCTCGACCCCCGCTCCGCCCCCGACGGAGAGTTCCCCCGTACCGCCGACACCGGGCACGATCACCATCGCCATCGCCTCCTTGCGCCGGGGACCGAACAGCACGCTGATCGCCGACGTGACCGTCCGTACCACGGGCACCGGGACGCTGACGCTCATCGCGGACTTCTACGCCAACACGCCCGCCGAACCCCACGGTTCGCAGAGCCGGCGGCTGTCGGGCGGCACGGAGTACTCCGTCACCTTCACGGGCGACTTCTCGAACCACCCGTGCAGAGGCACCTGGAACATCGCCGTCAGCAGCAGCCCGCAGTCCGCGAGCGGACGTCAGACGGCCTCCGCGGACGCGCCGCCGTGCTGA
- a CDS encoding FHA domain-containing protein codes for MLCHACRVHVRRDFPYCLRCGTLRRGAAPTSFAAPQLRGVDDPALLVTLTGQVTTLGRGADNDVVLSDGSVSRRHARVVRDGSGFRIEDLDSFNGTAVAGVNLHGGSTRLADGVELSIGDVRMVFEQPRDARIGSRTMVVGTQLTELPAAVPEEEVPEATGPLTARPRRRSGWALKQVPADGRAEPPSVLSNTRTGVYLQLDEREVFLWNAIDGDATVRDLLFAYADRFGELALPRIEAALAAFAGAGLLRGLPGQKDEEETKGWRRFWRAVYRALLKLEVSVPGLDGAVTRLYGGFGWRFFTRTGVTLTWLSVVGGLVAFFGVAQGRQHLLDFGGAGVWGPVTLAAGYISALVVHELAHALAVKSYGRKVRRGGFMIMMGMPFAFVDTSDMWFGSRWSRVVVALSGPISTAALAGWCAVGAAYLPVGPVSATLFHMAFGLYLNTLYNFNPLMPLDGYQALTDALRLPRLREEASAYFRKGLWKDLRAGRRPAARQAGMAAYGLAVIVGTYGFLVLALLAWRSRLGEWLQGRVDAPWDSVIVAVVVGLVAFPVWAAPVRWLIRVVKRRRAEGGRHPARLVDGTAVEGAA; via the coding sequence ATGCTCTGCCACGCCTGTCGCGTCCACGTACGGCGCGACTTCCCCTACTGCCTGCGCTGCGGCACGCTCCGCCGCGGCGCGGCGCCGACGTCGTTCGCCGCGCCCCAGTTGCGCGGCGTCGACGACCCCGCCCTCCTCGTAACACTGACCGGTCAGGTCACCACCCTCGGCCGGGGCGCCGACAACGACGTCGTCCTGTCCGACGGCAGTGTGTCGCGCCGTCATGCCCGGGTTGTCCGTGACGGGTCGGGCTTCCGGATCGAGGACCTGGACTCGTTCAACGGCACCGCCGTCGCCGGAGTGAACCTGCACGGAGGGTCGACTCGGCTCGCCGACGGCGTCGAGCTGTCCATCGGCGACGTCCGCATGGTGTTCGAGCAGCCGCGCGACGCCCGGATCGGCTCCCGCACCATGGTCGTCGGCACCCAGCTCACCGAACTGCCCGCCGCCGTCCCCGAGGAGGAGGTGCCGGAGGCGACCGGCCCGCTCACCGCGCGGCCGCGCCGCCGCAGCGGGTGGGCGCTCAAGCAGGTGCCCGCGGACGGCCGTGCCGAACCGCCTTCGGTGCTGAGCAACACGCGTACCGGCGTGTACCTCCAGCTGGACGAGCGCGAGGTGTTCCTGTGGAACGCCATCGACGGCGACGCCACCGTACGGGACCTGCTGTTCGCCTATGCCGACCGTTTCGGTGAGCTGGCGCTGCCACGGATCGAGGCTGCCCTCGCGGCATTCGCGGGAGCGGGTCTCCTGCGCGGTCTGCCGGGGCAGAAGGACGAGGAGGAGACCAAGGGCTGGCGCCGGTTCTGGCGGGCGGTGTACAGGGCCCTGCTCAAACTGGAGGTGTCCGTACCCGGCCTCGACGGCGCCGTGACCCGGCTCTACGGCGGCTTCGGCTGGCGGTTCTTCACCCGTACGGGAGTGACGCTGACCTGGTTGTCGGTGGTCGGCGGCCTCGTGGCGTTCTTCGGCGTGGCACAGGGGCGGCAGCACCTGCTGGACTTCGGCGGAGCCGGGGTCTGGGGCCCGGTGACGCTGGCCGCCGGGTACATCTCGGCCCTGGTGGTGCACGAGCTGGCACACGCGCTTGCGGTGAAGTCGTACGGCCGGAAGGTCCGGCGCGGCGGCTTCATGATCATGATGGGGATGCCGTTCGCGTTCGTGGACACGAGCGACATGTGGTTCGGTTCCCGCTGGTCGCGGGTCGTGGTGGCGCTGTCGGGCCCGATCTCCACCGCGGCCCTGGCGGGCTGGTGCGCCGTGGGCGCGGCGTACCTGCCGGTCGGACCGGTCTCCGCCACGCTCTTCCACATGGCCTTCGGGCTGTATCTGAACACCCTGTACAACTTCAATCCGCTGATGCCGCTGGACGGCTATCAGGCGCTGACCGACGCGCTGCGCTTGCCACGCCTGCGTGAGGAGGCGAGTGCCTACTTCCGCAAGGGGCTCTGGAAGGACCTGCGGGCGGGCCGTCGGCCCGCGGCGCGTCAGGCGGGCATGGCCGCGTACGGCCTCGCGGTGATCGTCGGTACGTACGGCTTCCTCGTACTCGCCCTGCTGGCCTGGCGCTCCCGGCTCGGGGAATGGCTCCAGGGACGGGTGGACGCGCCGTGGGATTCGGTGATCGTGGCCGTGGTCGTCGGCCTGGTGGCGTTCCCCGTATGGGCGGCCCCGGTCCGGTGGCTGATACGAGTGGTGAAGCGGCGTCGCGCGGAGGGCGGACGGCATCCGGCGCGGTTGGTTGACGGCACGGCCGTGGAGGGGGCGGCATGA
- a CDS encoding MlaD family protein: MITRTVKAQLLAFALITCVGVSYVGAEYTGLVDRVLDRGYTVRAEFPDSGGIYSGAEVTYRGVPVGRVGDLRLTDSGGVSVALLLEDSPRIPAASLAVVANRSAVGEQYVDLQPRSANGPELRDGSTIPRRNTRVPVPTTEMILSLDRLVESVNKQDLRITVDELGKAFSGTGPHLTRLVDSGNALVESASGSLPETIALIEDSRKVLKTQADQGSSIRSFSRDLAALTAQLKASDGDLRALTVSGTSAAREVDALMKDNRPHLPVLLGNLISGGQITLARLPGVEQALVTFPVVVSGSYTVVPGDGTTHFGLVVNADDPPPCRQGYGTQHRDPADTSDRRANTEAHCAAPRGGYTSVRGAQNAPAPGKSVRIGSTGGAQTVFGKDSWQWLLVGPMA; the protein is encoded by the coding sequence GTGATCACCCGTACGGTCAAAGCCCAGTTGCTCGCCTTCGCGCTCATCACCTGCGTCGGCGTGTCCTACGTCGGCGCCGAGTACACCGGCCTGGTCGACCGCGTCCTGGACCGCGGATACACCGTGAGAGCGGAGTTCCCCGACTCCGGAGGCATCTACTCCGGCGCGGAGGTCACCTACCGCGGGGTGCCCGTGGGCCGCGTGGGCGACTTGCGGCTCACGGACTCCGGTGGTGTCTCGGTGGCGCTGCTGCTGGAGGACTCCCCGAGGATCCCGGCGGCCAGCCTGGCCGTGGTGGCGAACCGCTCGGCCGTCGGCGAGCAGTACGTCGATCTGCAGCCGCGCTCCGCGAACGGCCCCGAACTGCGGGACGGAAGTACCATCCCGCGCCGGAACACCCGGGTGCCGGTACCCACCACAGAGATGATCCTGAGCCTGGACCGGTTGGTCGAATCGGTGAACAAGCAGGACCTTCGGATCACGGTCGACGAGCTCGGCAAGGCCTTCTCCGGCACCGGCCCGCATCTGACCCGGCTTGTGGACTCGGGCAACGCCCTCGTCGAGTCGGCGTCCGGCTCGCTCCCCGAGACGATCGCGCTGATCGAGGACTCCAGGAAGGTCCTGAAGACACAGGCCGACCAGGGTTCGTCGATCAGGTCCTTCTCCCGCGATCTGGCGGCGCTCACCGCCCAGTTGAAGGCGAGCGACGGGGACCTCCGTGCCCTGACGGTAAGCGGCACCTCCGCCGCTCGGGAGGTCGACGCGCTGATGAAGGACAACCGGCCGCACCTTCCGGTCCTGCTCGGCAACCTGATCAGCGGCGGTCAGATCACCCTCGCCCGGCTGCCCGGCGTGGAACAGGCCCTGGTCACCTTCCCCGTGGTGGTCTCGGGCAGCTACACCGTGGTTCCCGGAGACGGCACCACACACTTCGGCCTGGTCGTGAACGCCGACGACCCGCCGCCCTGCCGTCAGGGGTACGGCACCCAGCACCGGGACCCTGCGGACACCTCGGACCGCCGGGCCAACACCGAGGCCCACTGCGCGGCCCCGCGCGGCGGCTACACCTCCGTCCGAGGCGCCCAGAACGCTCCCGCTCCCGGAAAGTCCGTCCGGATCGGCTCGACGGGCGGAGCACAGACCGTGTTCGGAAAGGACTCCTGGCAATGGCTGCTCGTGGGACCCATGGCATGA
- a CDS encoding MCE family protein has translation MRAPRKAALWAAAGSLLLTTGCEFNGLYDVPLPGGAAADGNSYQVTVEFRDVLDLVPQSTVKVNNVTVGAVEKVELVGWHARVRLRIADSVKLPGNAIAELRQTSMLGEKYVSLSAPTAEKPVGRLDDGARIPLSRSGRNPEIEEVLSALSALLNGGGVAQLKTITTELNKALEGREDRVKSLLGELNTFIGGLDAQKKEIVRALEGIDKLSATLAKEKKTIGQALTTVPPALKVLADQRTKLTAMLTSLSNLGTTGTKVINASRADVIANLRALQPILRQLNKAGADLPNALELLTTYPFPRNVVDAIKGDYVNLKVTADLDLRSVYGNLADEPARPGMPGKQPGSPATPGLPGLPTTPSLPGVPNPPLPEAPLPSRTPSAPDAPGGDTDLGCLPLCTPADPVSYSRNEGGSDSPFPPGVNLALAELLTKGLVP, from the coding sequence ATGAGAGCACCGCGCAAGGCCGCGCTGTGGGCCGCCGCCGGCTCACTCCTCCTGACCACCGGCTGCGAGTTCAACGGGCTGTACGACGTCCCCCTGCCCGGCGGCGCCGCCGCGGACGGCAACAGCTACCAGGTCACGGTCGAGTTCCGGGACGTCCTCGATCTCGTACCGCAGTCCACGGTGAAGGTGAACAACGTCACCGTCGGCGCCGTCGAGAAGGTCGAACTGGTCGGCTGGCACGCCCGCGTGCGACTCCGCATCGCCGACTCGGTCAAGCTGCCCGGCAACGCGATCGCCGAACTGCGGCAGACCAGCATGCTCGGCGAGAAGTACGTGTCGCTGTCGGCACCGACAGCCGAGAAGCCGGTCGGCAGACTTGACGACGGCGCGCGGATCCCGCTGTCCCGCTCTGGCCGCAACCCGGAGATCGAGGAGGTCCTTTCGGCCCTGTCTGCCCTGCTCAACGGCGGTGGCGTCGCTCAGCTCAAGACCATCACCACGGAGCTGAACAAGGCTCTGGAGGGCCGCGAGGACCGGGTCAAGTCGTTGCTCGGCGAGCTGAACACCTTCATCGGTGGCCTCGACGCGCAGAAGAAGGAGATCGTCCGCGCGCTGGAGGGCATCGACAAGCTGTCCGCGACCCTCGCCAAGGAGAAGAAGACGATCGGCCAGGCCCTCACCACCGTCCCGCCCGCGCTGAAGGTGCTTGCCGACCAACGGACCAAGCTGACCGCCATGCTCACCTCGTTGTCGAACCTCGGTACGACGGGTACGAAGGTGATCAACGCGTCGCGCGCCGATGTGATCGCCAATCTCCGCGCGCTGCAGCCGATCCTCCGACAGTTGAACAAGGCGGGCGCCGATCTCCCCAACGCTCTTGAGCTCCTGACGACCTATCCGTTCCCCCGCAATGTTGTCGACGCGATCAAGGGGGACTATGTCAACCTCAAGGTCACCGCGGATCTCGACCTGCGCAGCGTCTACGGCAACCTGGCCGACGAGCCCGCGAGGCCCGGCATGCCCGGAAAGCAGCCCGGAAGCCCCGCGACTCCCGGGCTGCCGGGGCTCCCCACCACCCCCTCGCTCCCCGGCGTCCCCAACCCGCCGCTCCCCGAGGCCCCTCTGCCTTCGCGAACCCCCAGCGCCCCGGATGCCCCCGGCGGCGACACCGACCTGGGGTGCCTGCCGCTCTGCACCCCGGCCGACCCCGTCTCGTACAGCCGGAATGAGGGCGGTAGTGACAGCCCCTTCCCACCCGGCGTCAACCTCGCGCTCGCCGAGCTGCTGACGAAGGGACTGGTGCCGTGA
- a CDS encoding MCE family protein produces the protein MNQRIIRRLAVVTVLLVAAVLAVVHLPQEPTVRVTAYFPRTVGIYPGSDVRVLGVRIGEVKEITPEGDRVRVELEYAAEYKVPPDAKAAIINSSVVSDRYLQLLPVHRGGAAMRSGAVIPLHHTAVPVELDRVFDSLRTTSDALGPQGANKDGSLSRLLAVSADNLQGQGTQLHQTVKDLSQAVTTLSDGRQDLFGTVRNLQAFTAALAADDASVRSFNDSLAKVAEQLAGERKDLAAAITHLAAALADVSDFVKKNKKALTADVKGLSKVTRVLVTQRAALEELLDVVPAGLTNLHNAYNPASGTLDTRGNPEQLQDPAALLCSLLKTTGEEAEGKAGADCQNLKKLFDSLPELPEADPVTGAPSMDKTLGGILEART, from the coding sequence ATGAACCAGCGGATCATCCGCCGCCTCGCGGTCGTCACCGTGCTGTTGGTCGCCGCGGTTCTCGCCGTCGTGCACCTGCCCCAGGAGCCCACGGTCCGGGTGACCGCGTACTTCCCGCGTACCGTCGGCATCTACCCCGGCTCCGACGTACGCGTACTCGGCGTCCGCATCGGCGAGGTCAAGGAGATCACGCCGGAGGGCGACCGGGTGCGCGTCGAGCTGGAGTACGCGGCCGAGTACAAGGTCCCGCCGGACGCCAAGGCGGCGATCATCAACTCCTCCGTGGTCAGCGACCGTTACCTCCAACTGCTCCCCGTCCACCGAGGCGGCGCGGCGATGAGGAGCGGCGCGGTCATCCCCCTGCACCACACGGCCGTGCCGGTCGAGCTGGACCGCGTCTTCGACAGCCTCCGTACGACGTCGGACGCGCTCGGCCCCCAGGGCGCCAACAAGGACGGTTCGCTGTCCCGGCTGCTCGCCGTCAGCGCGGACAACCTCCAGGGACAGGGCACGCAGCTGCACCAGACGGTCAAGGACCTCTCGCAGGCCGTCACCACCCTGTCCGACGGCCGGCAGGACCTGTTCGGGACCGTACGGAACCTCCAGGCGTTCACTGCCGCGCTGGCGGCCGACGACGCCTCCGTCCGGTCGTTCAACGACAGCCTGGCCAAGGTGGCCGAGCAGCTGGCCGGGGAGCGCAAGGACCTCGCCGCGGCGATCACGCACCTGGCGGCGGCCCTCGCCGACGTGTCCGACTTCGTGAAGAAGAACAAGAAGGCACTGACCGCCGATGTGAAGGGCCTCTCCAAGGTGACACGTGTGCTGGTCACCCAGCGAGCCGCCCTCGAAGAGCTGCTCGATGTCGTCCCCGCCGGTCTCACCAATCTGCACAACGCCTACAACCCGGCGTCCGGCACGCTCGACACCCGCGGCAATCCCGAGCAGCTACAGGACCCGGCCGCCCTGCTGTGCTCCTTGCTGAAGACGACGGGGGAGGAGGCCGAGGGGAAGGCCGGGGCCGACTGCCAGAACCTGAAGAAACTGTTCGACTCCCTGCCCGAGCTGCCCGAGGCCGACCCGGTCACCGGAGCGCCCTCGATGGACAAGACGCTCGGCGGAATCCTGGAGGCCCGTACATGA
- a CDS encoding MCE family protein, with product MIPFRERNPVVIGAAGLTTLALLIAAAFNVESLPLIGGGDTYSAAFSEAGGLRPGDEVRIAGVKTGKVDEVELAGDHVKVTFRVEGDPELGTRTGASIRIKTILGAKYLALDPQGSGRLKPGAEIPLSRTVPAYDVVEAFSDLTTTTEQIDRQQLATALDTLSTTFEDSPAEVKASIQGLSKISRTVASRDEALRELLDHANGVTGVLAARKGEFGKLVKDGDKLFKEIHARRQVIHTLLTSSVALGIQLSGLVRDNRTAIGPALIRLNTVVTMLERNQASLDRSVQLLAPFARVFTNTLGNGRWFDSYIQNLVAPTPVAPRTGGSR from the coding sequence TTGATCCCCTTCCGTGAACGCAATCCCGTGGTGATCGGCGCCGCCGGCCTCACCACCCTCGCGCTGCTGATCGCCGCCGCGTTCAATGTCGAGAGCCTTCCGCTGATCGGCGGTGGCGACACGTACAGCGCGGCCTTCTCCGAGGCCGGCGGGCTGCGGCCGGGCGACGAGGTACGGATCGCCGGCGTCAAGACCGGCAAGGTCGACGAGGTCGAGCTGGCCGGCGACCACGTCAAGGTGACCTTCCGGGTCGAGGGAGACCCTGAGCTCGGGACCAGGACCGGCGCTTCCATCCGTATCAAGACGATCCTGGGCGCCAAGTACCTCGCGCTGGATCCGCAGGGCTCAGGACGGCTGAAGCCCGGAGCTGAGATCCCGCTGAGCCGCACGGTCCCGGCGTACGACGTCGTGGAGGCCTTCAGCGACCTCACCACCACCACCGAACAGATCGACAGGCAGCAGCTGGCCACCGCCCTGGACACCCTCTCCACCACCTTCGAGGACTCACCGGCCGAGGTCAAAGCCTCCATCCAGGGGCTCTCGAAGATCTCCCGCACCGTGGCCTCCCGCGACGAGGCGCTGCGTGAACTCCTCGACCATGCCAACGGCGTCACCGGTGTACTCGCCGCGCGGAAGGGCGAGTTCGGCAAGCTGGTCAAGGACGGCGACAAGCTGTTCAAGGAGATCCACGCACGGCGCCAGGTCATCCACACCCTGCTCACGAGTTCCGTCGCCCTCGGCATCCAGCTCTCCGGCCTGGTGCGGGACAACCGCACGGCGATCGGCCCGGCACTCATCCGCCTCAACACCGTGGTGACGATGCTGGAACGCAACCAGGCGAGCCTCGACCGCAGCGTCCAGCTTCTCGCCCCCTTCGCCAGGGTCTTCACCAACACACTCGGCAACGGCCGCTGGTTCGACAGCTACATCCAGAACCTCGTCGCCCCCACACCGGTGGCCCCACGGACAGGAGGGTCACGATGA
- a CDS encoding MCE family protein, translating to MNARSTAPQLIKLGIFAVVTIAATTLLAATIVNLSFTPQETYTAVFSDVTSLEEGDDIRVAGVRVGEVEGIRIKDRALAEVTFSVSRDRPLLTSTRAVIRYRSLVGQRYVALTEGAGNGKRLAPGGRIPLSRTEPALDLNALLNGFKPLFAALSPEDVNQLATEIVKTLQGEGGTVRSLLAHTASLTTTLAERDKLIGSVITNLNTVLKTVDQRSTRFSDLITQLQRLISGLSADRKPIGESLAGINGLTEATSGLLKDARPPLKTDIAELAELTGTLNDHEKTVEGVLQRLPNKLDKLTGTASYGSWFNFYLCDFDGRIVLPKTDEVITPELHVARARCGR from the coding sequence ATGAACGCCCGCTCCACAGCCCCCCAGCTCATCAAGCTCGGCATCTTCGCCGTGGTGACCATCGCGGCGACCACCCTCCTCGCCGCCACCATCGTCAATCTCTCCTTCACCCCCCAGGAGACCTACACCGCCGTGTTCAGCGATGTCACCAGCCTGGAGGAGGGCGACGACATCCGGGTCGCGGGCGTGCGGGTCGGGGAGGTGGAAGGGATCCGGATCAAGGACCGGGCGCTTGCCGAGGTCACCTTCAGCGTCTCCCGCGACCGGCCCCTGCTCACCAGCACCCGCGCCGTCATCCGCTACCGCAGCCTGGTCGGGCAGCGGTATGTCGCCCTCACCGAGGGAGCGGGGAACGGGAAGCGACTCGCTCCCGGAGGCCGGATCCCCCTCTCCCGTACCGAACCGGCACTCGACCTCAACGCGCTGCTCAATGGCTTCAAGCCGCTGTTCGCCGCGCTCAGCCCCGAGGACGTGAATCAGCTCGCCACCGAGATCGTCAAGACCCTCCAGGGTGAGGGCGGTACGGTCCGCAGCCTGCTCGCACACACGGCCTCGCTCACCACGACGCTCGCCGAACGCGACAAGCTGATCGGGTCCGTGATCACCAACCTCAACACCGTGCTGAAGACGGTGGACCAGCGCAGTACCCGCTTCTCCGACCTGATCACCCAGCTGCAACGGCTGATCTCGGGTCTCTCGGCCGACCGCAAGCCCATCGGAGAGTCGCTGGCGGGGATCAACGGCCTCACGGAGGCCACCTCGGGTCTCCTCAAGGACGCCCGCCCGCCGCTGAAGACCGATATCGCCGAGCTGGCCGAGCTCACCGGAACCCTGAACGACCACGAGAAGACCGTGGAGGGCGTTCTGCAACGGCTGCCGAACAAGCTCGACAAGCTGACCGGTACGGCCTCGTACGGCTCCTGGTTCAACTTCTACCTCTGCGACTTCGACGGCCGGATCGTGCTGCCGAAGACCGACGAGGTCATCACCCCCGAACTCCATGTCGCCCGGGCGAGGTGCGGACGTTGA
- a CDS encoding MCE family protein, with the protein MRRTIRLRLYGIVFIVVVALLLSLSVAVYQQAFTPVVRITLEADTLGNQLEPRADVKLRGLLVGEVREVRADGEKATLGIALKPEHVSLIPADVHARLLPKTLFGEKYVDLVAPPKASPRHIRAGDVITQDRTTVGIELQRLMNDLLPLLRTVRPGELNATLSAFSTAFEGRGEDIGDNLTRLDAYLRRLNPHMPSVKEDISRFADVAEVYGEAAPDLLRTLDNTLTTSRTIVEKQEQLSSLLTWTATAAKTTEGVLDENSARLITLGRVSRPTLALFARYSPEYPCLLAGLVRQEAASEEAFKGGKMRITLEFVRPRPPYRPGEEPRYADRSGPDCRGLPHPRVPAPPIKLNDGTSATSSGGPVSGTQAEQHAVASLVAPVMGVPADEVPAVTTLLFGPLARGTEVSHA; encoded by the coding sequence ATGCGTCGCACCATCAGACTGAGGCTGTACGGGATCGTCTTCATCGTCGTCGTCGCCCTGCTCCTCTCGCTGTCCGTCGCCGTCTACCAGCAGGCGTTCACCCCGGTCGTACGGATCACCCTGGAGGCCGACACACTCGGCAACCAGCTGGAACCGCGCGCCGACGTCAAGCTGCGCGGGCTGCTCGTGGGCGAGGTGCGCGAGGTACGGGCCGACGGCGAGAAGGCCACCCTCGGTATCGCGCTCAAGCCGGAACACGTCTCCCTCATCCCGGCCGACGTCCACGCCCGGCTGCTGCCCAAGACCCTGTTCGGCGAGAAGTACGTCGACCTGGTCGCGCCCCCCAAGGCGTCACCCCGGCACATCCGCGCCGGTGACGTCATCACCCAGGACCGCACGACGGTCGGCATCGAGCTCCAGCGGCTGATGAACGACCTGCTGCCGCTGCTCCGTACGGTGCGGCCGGGGGAGCTGAACGCCACTCTGTCGGCGTTCTCCACCGCGTTCGAAGGCCGCGGCGAGGACATCGGCGACAACCTCACCCGCCTCGACGCATACCTGCGCCGGCTCAACCCGCACATGCCCTCTGTCAAGGAGGACATCTCCCGGTTCGCAGACGTGGCCGAGGTGTACGGCGAGGCCGCCCCCGACCTACTGCGCACCCTGGACAACACCCTCACCACGAGCCGGACGATCGTCGAGAAGCAGGAGCAGCTCTCCTCGCTCCTCACCTGGACCGCCACCGCCGCGAAGACCACGGAGGGCGTACTCGACGAGAACTCCGCCCGGCTCATCACCCTGGGCCGCGTCTCCCGCCCCACGCTGGCCCTGTTCGCCCGCTACTCGCCCGAGTACCCGTGCCTGCTGGCCGGTCTCGTGCGCCAGGAGGCGGCGTCCGAGGAGGCGTTCAAGGGCGGGAAGATGCGCATCACCCTGGAGTTCGTCCGCCCCAGACCCCCCTACCGACCCGGCGAGGAACCGCGTTATGCCGACCGATCGGGCCCCGACTGCAGAGGGCTGCCCCACCCCCGTGTTCCCGCACCGCCGATCAAGCTCAACGACGGTACGTCGGCGACGAGTTCAGGTGGTCCCGTATCTGGTACGCAGGCCGAACAGCACGCCGTCGCCTCGCTCGTGGCCCCGGTCATGGGTGTGCCCGCCGACGAGGTCCCGGCTGTCACGACCCTGCTCTTCGGACCGCTGGCACGGGGGACGGAGGTGAGCCACGCATGA